The window ttttcattcgagcAACGCAatgaatatgtaatttaaatattatcttttacatattttaaatatcacctCGTCACAAAACGAAATGCATCGAACATCCTGATACACGCATGTTACGTGTATACAATAGCTTTAAACAGGGACATTGTTCTTTTCGATGGCGGTTATAATAGGGGAATAAGGGAATAAAAAtccattcattaaaaataacgtTTGAATGATAGATGAGGAATTTAAGAAGCACGCTAATCACGCTTCGCCGGCTATTATCATGTATCATTATAGTATTGTTTGAAACAACGAGCACAAGGTTTCCCGCGTTTTGCGGTTTGTTCCACGATGTACAAGCGCGCGCGCGAGTGAATAACCGAACGCTGCTCACGCACCGATCTATGAATCGTGGTTTGCAATAGAGACCGTATAGCCAACAAGCCTGTCAGAGAATGCACAATGTTGTGACCGAGTTAATCCAGAGAATTGCGCTTTCGTTCGATCCCGTTGCAACCAGACGAGGGGAAATTTCTATCGGTACTTTCTGAAGTAAAAGAGACgtcaattcaatttctttcttccctttccgttcgtttaattattctcGTTATTGTTCGATATGATTTATGGAAAGTGTacaatctgaaataaaaagaaaagtgaattGGACAGGATTGTAATGAGCCTCAAAAAACATTTCTCCacatttatgtttttaaattaaaataatttaaattcattaatatttaagttcTCATTTACCTCTATATCTCGTTTCTATGAATAAAGATTCTTCACATTTGGAATATAATActttcaaatgataaaaattcaatatatttgaatttaattaatgaatatctgaatgaataaaaataacaatatgaaaatatatttatatgcaatatttatattttttaatttataaattttatattttataccagtttcataaattatttattacgtacttaatgataaatatatgtacacataaggataaaaagaaaattatatgcaagtaattatgttttatatatccttcaaaatataattattttcgatattttcatgATGTGAGAACATTGTCCTATACGAaaacctaaaaataaaaatacaaagataCATACGATTAGTTAGTCATATCAAAGGACACGATCATGCACACATGAATTATACATGATGGAATATTGTATTGTGAGTCAACTgtgctattatattatattttatttgtataaataaaataacattaaatatattttaattttaattattaaaaatcttattaaaaatctttccttttatttggaataaatatttataattatttttttaatacaaaattttattttgttataatgaaatatctcaTATCAAATTTAGTTAAGATTCTtagtaacaaatatttttattgttatatttgtttttttattaacataatacaaaattaaatattccatttcattcggattttcaaaggaaaaatatttccaaaagtaaatattatataatattatatattcaatcaaattttttttatctggaaTTTGTAtgcatatattcaaatatttttcgatagaaTGGTGTTGTAATGTTCGTGTTTGGTGAACGAATCACCATAGTAACGTTATTCTTCTGTCCTAGAAATTCTTAACTGAATAGATTTCTACGTTAATatgtcaaattatatattggtttattattttatatttttattatatccgcATTCCTGTTCTAGAAATtccctatatataatattgttcgaaaattcttatggtaatacattatatcgcaaacgaatttattatacaataaaaaaatttaaaaaatatcactaACAGATATTactaacaaatataaaaacattagctcgaatattatttcgaatttgtattgattttatttataataatataataataaataataaataacatttaacatGCTTAAGATATTCATTTctgtaataaattcaaatgaataataaattaaattattataaataagtaattataattcaaaataaattacaaattaaattacgaataaaaaatgtatactttaaatcattatgtataagtatattaaaaaattaaatcgaagaaaaaaatttttctagaatattttaaaatataagttgtatatataatataagttgataaataatatcttaaaaataaaatttaaattccaaaataCTTTTAGAATAGGTTATGAAGAACTTCtaacgatttaatttaatccgtTACAATAtctatcgataatcgatttcAAACCAGTTACTACCAATGTGACAAAGAAAGTTCACTAACTTTCAaacgtaaaattaattctctaaaaaattatcgtaatttttatttattaattataaaacattcaaACGTAAAGttaattctctaaaaaattatcgtaatttttatttattaattataaaacatattatatattaaaataaaatcaatttcgaataataattcattcttttGATGAAACATTCTATTATACCACATACAGGAATATAAAAGCATTCTAGTGACAGGTGTATcacaaaatttgttttttaaacagcttttatagaatttagaataaagGATGACTATAATTATAcgttatagttttattttatcgacagttattttcattttcatcgaataaattctatacaaaatttcatttttaaatcataatatcatCATAATATAAGTCTGTCTCTTTCAAAATCACATATTTCGCAATCTGAAtttgttcaataatattaaacgtttctattaataaatattatctatcatCTATAGGATAAATTGtcaaataaataacttaaGAATCATAAATTGAAGTCTAAAAACAAATGATTCTAGAGAACAATTTTTCGATACATATTAGAATCATTATATGTACAGTCGATCATTTTAACACAAATGTAACACACATCTGCATCTAACATTTCTCTTATTTCACATCCttaattactaaataattgaagattggTACTTACAGTACTTCATAGTTGATGATTTTCCCTCGTCAACTTCAATCTTATGTTGGCTActgaattatatttgcaatataataaacacGCGGTCGGCAAGGCGTGAAGTCACGTGTAGCGTAACTCCGGTATACACATAGAATCCTTGTCGATCTTGACGAAAGAACACGCGCGTCATAAATGCATCTCGACGtagaaaaactaataatttatccAGTCATTGATCACTACGAAGTACACATAATGTCGGCGATTCCGGTCTCGCATTTGAGCAATCGAATCTTAATACGGAAAGATCGATCTTTATAATCAACTCGAACCGATGtcacaatatttattctcaaGATCGTGAACTCACATCGATCTATATACACAGTCAGTTTCCGTGACTCTTTCTGCCACCTATGCGCGGTCTCTTCGAATTCTCTCTTGCACACGACGTTACGAAGAAAAAGGTATTCACTAAGTTCAGTTAGGTCAAGTGTTTTCCCGACGTAGTCTCGAGAAGCACTTGTTGATTCCGGACGAGCATAGTTCTGACCAGAACGCTGAGAACCACACCTTACGAGAGACTATAGTGAATATACGGATCGAGTTGAAAGGCCCTCGCCCGTGAGACTACATCAGGTACGTAGCTAGCATACAAAGCTCATTGTACACAATCAATTCACGcttctttcgattttataatataatgcacaaaattttttaacttttaagtaataaattaaggaagaaaaatgataactAAGTATAATAGAGAAATATGAGTAATATTTTCAGTTTTCCTTTCTATGCATAGATTGAGTTcagtttatctattttatttgattttgacaagtacgagaaaaaaataaatattattaaatatcaatttttctgttttaaataattcaaaatattaataaaaacactgaaaaacattacaaaaatatttgattatatctaaatttatcttaCATTCTGCAATGTTGATTAAGAATCATAGTTTTATTCTGGGGAAATAGTAAAAGAAAGGTGCGACATATTAAAATACCGTGCCTTGATCTTTGACAAAGAAAGTATCAAATATCAAGGTGAAGTGCACGAGGACAGATATCCAATagcttataaattataataaataatttagatatatatttatatatacacatataaatatatataaataaaattatattatatatatatatatattacatttaaatacaaaaatttatatcaaaaaatataattatattttcattataaaattattttaaattattcacaattaaatataatttattgtttaacattaatttaattatttcataataatatatctgaaaataatgaaatattataagttattaatattcgaaggaaataaattttttaaaaaatccgtTATACCCGGCAGTGAATAATTAGTAAGCTTTCAGCGTACTTGCTTAAGAAATCATTCAAACACACTCGTCTTGGGCCGTCCCTGAGCAGTTGTAAAGAGAGAGGGACTAACTACTTACCTCCAAAACGGGGGTTCGGCGTACCGTACGTTCACCGTGCAGCATTCACCTCAGTTTTATCGACGTATTTTTCttgttccttctcttttttcccaacAAACTCCTCTCCCCTCGTAATGTCCTATGTtcgtttatatgtatattgcatACTTTCCTTCTATTTCTCAACCGATAACTATGTCGACCTCAAAAAATTTCTGCTATACCATGCGAATTGGTTCGAGTTGATGTGTTCTTCAAAACTTATAggaatatttacaaaagagATTGATTTCAGGCaagttttcattatttgttcctataaaaaattataatgtataataatattataacaatatacaaaattttttgtatttccaATTCACATACATATCCATTTCCAATAtacatcatataattttatgaattttatttaatataaaatttaatttaaaaaaatcacaaaaatcaattatctataaatacatttttaatgaaagcataaagaagaatataagaatataaggataaaagataaatctaaaatctaatctaatgaCTATGTTTTATGTTCTGAAATACCGatcgcaaaaaaaattaatgctcttttttttttaaaaaaatgttttctataatttaaaatagtaaatacaAGAATTACATTTAGTGAAATCATAAAAGCTAGTAAAATTaacagattttaaaaataattttttttatatattttaaatattctcatataaatattgaattcatagtttttttaaatattataaatagtagTGACAGATTCatgtaaatatgtatagaATTAGTTACttaattagttatttaattaaaaattatatttatattttttttataatataataatatcaatttatgagattttttaaatgaatttaaataaaatgaatttatttatatatattactaggaattaaataaaattaattgtaaataatatataaatttcataaaaaatagtaaagttTATCTTTTGACTTGTGGCGCCATCTCTTCGAAAAGTGCTCAAGTTAAGGTTCTTCTGTCTTGAAAGAGATGGCAGCACATACCTGTACCGACTCGTGGCGCCATCTCTTCGAAAAATGCTCAAGTTAACGTTTCTCCAATTTGCGAAAGATGGCAGCACCTACTTATAAAGACTCGTGGCGCCATCTCTTCGAAAAGTGCTCAAGTTAAGGTTCTTCTGTCTTGAAAGAGATGGCAGCACATACCTGTACCGACTCGTGGCGCCATCTCTTCGAAAAATGCTCAAGTTAACGTTTCTCCAATTTGCGAAAGATGGCAGCACCTACTTATAAAGACTCGTGGCGCCATCTCTTCGAAAAGTGCTCAAGTTAAGGTTCTTCTGTCTTGAAAGAGATGGCAGCACATACCTGTACCGACTCGTGGCGCCATCTCTTCGAAAAATGCTCAAGTTAACGTTTCTCCAATTTGCGAAAGATGGCAGCACTTACTTATAAAGACTCGTGGCGCCATCTCTTCGAAAAGTGCTCAAGTTAAGGTTCTTCTGTCTTGGAAGAGATGGCAGCACATATCTATGTCGATTCGTGGCGCCATCACTTCGAAAAATGCTTAAGTTAATGTTCCTCTAATTTGCGAAAGATGGCAGCACATACTTATAAAGACTTGTGGCGCCATCTCTTCGAAAAGTGCTCAAGTTAGGGTTCTTCTGTTTTGAAAGAGATGGCAGCACATATCTGTGCCGTCTCGTGGCGCCATCTCTTCGAAAAATGCtcaagttaaatatataaattttacaaaatatatagacattctattattctatagatatctacattattaaaaatttaaaattaaaatttaaaattttttctattgttttttcaatatttataaactacgATTATCTAGacagttaattaattatctatgcAATTTCAAAAAGATCGAATGATTGATAAATCAATCTATCCTAATTTCCCGCAAATCATACGTAAGCCTTCCGTTCTGTGAAGAAATGTGCGCGAGCGCGAAAATATACAAGTTACGCATGTGTATTTCGTATCGTGTGAACAAGTTTCCTTTCACGACTTGTCTCATGCGGACGCATCTTTTAATTCTAACGCGAAACTCAATCTAGCATTTTgcatatttcgaagaaaaacgcgaatgaaatagtttaaaaactGTATTCTATTATCGACAAGGACGAAATTTTCCGTTACCGATCATATACATTATTGCAACAAGTCTTCGAAGCTGTTGACATGTCACTATTCGCATGTTGCATACGTCGGGTAAGTTTTTGTATTCCCgacgtatttattaaattattgtataactttttaagaaaaattggcgAAAATCAACTGTATTACAAAtccgaattatttaaatacaggtaaaaataataataatatgaaatatgaagtatttcatattcaatttctatCATGTGTACTTCCGTTCTCGAAATAATtggaagatattatttttttatataaatattaataaattattactagtattatttctcttctttatgATAACGTTtcttaaacatttataaataaaggatgtaagataatataattgaattcgataatttcaatttgaataaaatatgtatataaataaatattacatatttttttaatgatatctcAATATTCCagttaatataacataatataaacatattaatgtatatatatttaatttaaagttattgcaattttctaattaatcatttattcttatttttaagaaaaaaaacttaaatctttaaatttcgtacatataattttctaaaatatcctcctattgaagattttatttatttctttctaaaaattaaaataataaatctaagaaaaaactacttatatttgaaattatttaaatccatGAATAAAAGagcgaatataataaaaactttcaatttatgaaaatagataattgAGAGAAAATGTAAGATCTTAGTTCAtcaatttatttggaaataatattaaaatatcctcATTCTATACGATTGATTAACTCAGAATGGAGATGAATTAATATCTCAAGCAAATAGcagtatcataataataaccattaataaaatgaaattttactcATGAAGAGTTTTTTTCAATCCTTcattttcattccatttttattttttataaaataattacatttcacAATTACGTATAAATACACGTTAAATAAGGGtacaaaatgaaatcaattgtttaccagaaaatataaaaaaattagtgcTGAGTCGATTTTTCCATGGCCGCGGGCTAGCCTTAATTCTTGCTCACCCCTGTCGTTCAGGTGGCAGAATCGGTAAACAGAAAAATGAAGTTAACTTCGCGTTACGGGGTTGCCGGGGGCTGGGAGCATGTTCAACGTAACTCGCTAGGGTGAACGGATACATTTTCCGCTACTTAACGGATTTCATGCTCAAGTATCAAAGAGATCGCGTCCTTGCTCTAATCAACGCTTGTATTAATAGAACACGACTTTAGtttttagtaaattttctTAGGATCCTtgcttctttatattattccgTACGTAAGTCGCGGTGTAAGGTAAATGTCCCAATTTCTGTTCACTTTCTTGTTTGCTAACTATTAACTTGATACGATAATTgtggaaaaagatatttttaaattatttatttataagagcatcaatttgaaaaagaaatttgaaaacaagaaacttattttcattaatacatataataataaacgatataaagaataaaaaagaatgaatcttTTCAAAGAtcgattgaattgaaaattattattttttaattctacaatGTAATAAACTAgatattgagaaatttatcttattatcatataaatattatcttatcttcAGATCGAGGGATTCCGTCGATTAACACtgcatataaataaagttttaaatttatctcgaaCCGTTCTTTTTTAACCCTGTTTGATATACTTCAAGTGTATTGATTCGAagtaaaaattcagaaatcgTCGTTaatcttttcgatattttttttttttttcattttatacgaTTTCACAGAATCAACCGCAAGTGGATGACACCCGTCAACAGGCATTGTTGAAGGAACCACCGGAAATATCGTGGGAGAATACGCTTGGAGCACCGGACGGTGTTCCCTTTGATGACGACACGAAGGAACTTCTCAGAAGATGTATCGACGTGTCGACATCGACACCTACGACCCTGACACAAATCATGAAACGAAGCGAGGCCTTTcctattaattttccaattaacacCGTAAGATGTTCTGCtctgaaagaaagaggaattaGCACAAACATCCTCGAGGTTAGaccattaaaatttcttagatatttcctttccttcttcctcgtaCTCTCATTGAATGTAAAAGAATTACAATTGATATAATCatatgcatataattttttttaatatataataccaaCTTTGAAATcgtatcttaattattaatttaagtattattaatttcatttcaaattcaacATTTGAGGTCCCAGATTTAATTGTAGATGAACGCGAATTCGGTTTACCCTTTGATACATGAGGCGATGTTACCATTGCTGGCACGATGGTTGAAACACAAACGATTATACGGCAGTGCAATCGAGAGATCCATGTATAAGGATATGGGTCTGGTGCAATTTATTCATCGTTTACTGGAGAAGAGAGCTGTACATTTTCACGAGCCTGTCGATTCGTGGAAACTGATCGACGGAAAAATAGGCGTGAACGGATGGGAGAACGTTGGAACGGATCAAGAAAAAGAACCTTTGGTTAGTTATCTATCTTATTTGTAtcaatatcgtttttttttaacgaatatttaagTATTGTATCTTTCAATTGTatcaaaaaaacaattctGTTTTGAGAATGATACAAGATTGATCATGTATTGTTGCTAACAGGTATTAACGAAATGTTTATCGTACGACGAGATCAAATTATCCGCGATGATGGCGATGTCCTCCCACACAGAATTCATAAACAACGGTTCACGAGACAATGAAGGCGTCGTGAGTACCGATCCAGACTCTGTACAGCCGAGAGGAGTCATTATAGGTGTCGTGGGATCAaggtttttttatatgtttatttaacaaaactaTTGGATATGCTTACTAGAAttcttttagatataaaattttgattttttcccgCAAAAGATCGCATTTTTCACTTCTTTTGCCTCGTCTCTTGCAGATTTGAACGACCAATCGTTATGGAATATCAAGACATTCTTATTACTCCTCAACAAAACACTGTCGACAATGGGTGAGTTGTTTGAAATTCGTTACAATGAATGTATCTTAAAGTACAAAAAATGTTTGTAAAgtatttgattaaaagattGTATGTCTGCACGATAGATATGGATCCCAGACAAGTGGAAGCTCGGAAGAAAAGCACGAATTGCGCGTTTTATGGGCGAAATTCTATGGCGAGGAATACCATCCGCTCTACGAGGAAGCGGTGAAGAGGCTTAAAGCGAAAGACAACAAAAGAtatctttcaataaataatcaaacaatttttgacatcgaaaattatatgaaaagaacGCTGCTCACTGTAGAAATCATACTTCTCGAAGCGAACACACGAGCAGAGAAGCAAAACACAACTGCTTTCTTACACGTCGTAGGCTTTGGTCTGGGTAAGTAAGTTTCTTTacagaaatattcataatttattatctattagaaTAATTGTGTTGTAATTTCCACAcacatatgaaaaaaatatttccaggtGTATGGAAAGTGATTCAAGATCAAGAGATATATTTCCTAAAGACGTTCGAGATTGCTCTCAGAAAGATGAACAAGAAACTGAGATATGTGTCGGACATAATGTTCGCGTATTTCCATCAGCAAAAGTGCGGCGACGCTGAGAACGGCGACTATCTCGGAGGTTCGTTGGATGATTTTAACACGTTCGTTTCAACAAAGACAATCGTTAACGAATCgacattttttagatataaagaTCCACTTTGCTCTCAGAGAGCCTCACAGCAAATTGACCAGACCCTCGGACACGAACAAACTTCTCGTGGTTACATACGCATGGGATGGAAACGCGTTACCAGGTTTTACAACAgtttactttaattaaaataatatatatacatccttgtaataaaaatatttccttatattttactaaatttatttatcagtcGTTTAAATTATAGGAAACGAATTCTGGGCTAGAAAATTATCATCCAGCGGGAATTCTGCAGCAGCGTGCAGTACACAAGTGGCAGAATTACACACATTCAGAATAAATCCTCGAGCATGCGGAGCCAGCTTGCACATCGCATCTGCCCAGCATGGTATTCTGCACATATCGGATTACGCGAAGTTACATCTTGCTTAGGtgaataattcttgaaattatagttattaatgataattcttCCTAAAGCAAGTATAGTAATAACGAAGATTTTGTTAACCCAGGAAAGGGCTGGCCCATTGGGCACCAGTCAACGAAGACCATCTCGATCCCCTCGTAGCCAAAGAAGTCGTAGCGCGGACGTAGATTGCTTGAAGAAATACACGGAGAGACGTGTCGAGGAAAGAAGGCACACAGAGATACCGGACACGAGCAAGCTCGATCCCTCCAGATGGATACCACTGCCGAAAAATATCACGCGTATTCAACCGGCGTTAAAGAAGTCACCGCAGCCAACGAGAGACGAAGAGAAACGACGTTCGGTAACGAGCGAAACCGAGGAAATCGTGGCGGATATCGGTAGAAAAACGAGCGAGGGCACACCAAAGAAATTATCTCctacgaaggaggaggaatcgacgacgacgaagggGTCCGCCGATGGGGAGAGAAACGATACGCCGATCACGTACAGGCAGACGGCAGGCAGGAGTCATAGCGCGGACGTCACCcatataaagaaagagaaactgGTCGAGGAACGAAGGAATACGGAATGCAGCGACCCCAGAACGATCGCGACGAGGTTGACAGAGCACATTTTCCTAGTCAAAAAGAAACCGATGCCAtgaatgaaattctatttgaGATCGCGTAACAGTATCGTGATAAGTAAACGTACCGGAAACGTTGCACTAACTGTAATAATCGATCACTAGAGATTAACTATGTCGTCATGCAAA is drawn from Apis mellifera strain DH4 linkage group LG5, Amel_HAv3.1, whole genome shotgun sequence and contains these coding sequences:
- the LOC409781 gene encoding uncharacterized protein LOC409781 codes for the protein MSLFACCIRRNQPQVDDTRQQALLKEPPEISWENTLGAPDGVPFDDDTKELLRRCIDVSTSTPTTLTQIMKRSEAFPINFPINTVRCSALKERGISTNILEMNANSVYPLIHEAMLPLLARWLKHKRLYGSAIERSMYKDMGLVQFIHRLLEKRAVHFHEPVDSWKLIDGKIGVNGWENVGTDQEKEPLVLTKCLSYDEIKLSAMMAMSSHTEFINNGSRDNEGVVSTDPDSVQPRGVIIGVVGSRFERPIVMEYQDILITPQQNTVDNGYGSQTSGSSEEKHELRVLWAKFYGEEYHPLYEEAVKRLKAKDNKRYLSINNQTIFDIENYMKRTLLTVEIILLEANTRAEKQNTTAFLHVVGFGLGVWKVIQDQEIYFLKTFEIALRKMNKKLRYVSDIMFAYFHQQKCGDAENGDYLGDIKIHFALREPHSKLTRPSDTNKLLVVTYAWDGNALPGNEFWARKLSSSGNSAAACSTQVAELHTFRINPRACGASLHIASAQHGILHISDYAKLHLA